One Pseudonocardia abyssalis DNA segment encodes these proteins:
- a CDS encoding lycopene cyclase family protein — protein sequence MDPDVLVVGGGPAGRALAAECGALGLRTTLLDPAPDRAWPATYGVWADELPDLPDDVVAARAAGRAIALTAHRLDRTYAVLDVAALRTHLDARMARGGVRVRAGRAVASPAAGTAVLTDGTELRAGVVVDAGGRAQPLRGRRAARAAAEQTAYGVVVDEPLAAPLVAPGEALFMDWRPDHGEPGPPTFLYAIPLGGGRVLLEETSLARRPGLPLPVLRRRLLARLRHHGIVPPPDAAVEKVSFPLDRPVHRAPHVLGFGAAAPLVHPASGYSLATALGLAPVVARAIAHHPDAALAAARATVWPPAARVVHHVRGIGLEALLRMPADEVPGFFEVFFALPDRHRRAYLSGRHDLRGTLATMGALFAAADPTLRRRLVGPAFLPRRSNDGTGPIG from the coding sequence ATGGACCCCGACGTACTCGTCGTCGGCGGCGGCCCGGCGGGTCGCGCGCTGGCCGCGGAGTGCGGGGCGCTGGGCCTGCGCACCACGCTGCTCGATCCCGCGCCCGACCGGGCATGGCCTGCCACCTACGGCGTCTGGGCCGACGAGCTGCCCGACCTGCCCGACGACGTCGTCGCCGCCCGCGCAGCGGGTCGGGCGATCGCGCTCACCGCGCACCGGCTCGACCGCACCTACGCCGTCCTCGACGTCGCGGCGCTGCGCACCCACCTCGACGCCCGGATGGCCCGCGGTGGGGTGCGGGTCCGGGCCGGGCGCGCGGTCGCGTCCCCGGCGGCGGGCACCGCGGTGCTCACCGACGGCACGGAGCTGCGGGCCGGGGTCGTCGTCGACGCGGGCGGGCGCGCGCAGCCGCTGCGGGGCCGGCGCGCCGCCCGGGCGGCGGCCGAGCAGACCGCGTACGGCGTCGTCGTCGACGAGCCACTCGCCGCCCCGCTCGTCGCACCCGGCGAGGCCCTGTTCATGGACTGGCGCCCCGACCACGGCGAACCCGGCCCGCCGACGTTCCTCTACGCGATCCCGCTCGGCGGCGGCCGGGTGCTGCTGGAGGAGACCTCGCTCGCCCGCCGTCCCGGCCTGCCGCTCCCGGTCCTGCGCCGGCGGCTGCTGGCCCGCCTGCGCCACCACGGGATCGTCCCGCCCCCGGACGCGGCGGTGGAGAAGGTGTCCTTCCCGCTCGACCGGCCCGTGCACCGCGCGCCGCACGTCCTCGGCTTCGGCGCCGCCGCACCGCTGGTGCACCCGGCGAGCGGGTACAGCCTGGCCACGGCGCTGGGCCTCGCCCCCGTCGTGGCCCGCGCGATCGCGCACCACCCGGACGCCGCGCTGGCGGCCGCCCGTGCCACCGTCTGGCCGCCCGCCGCCCGGGTGGTCCACCACGTCCGGGGCATCGGGTTGGAGGCGCTGCTCCGGATGCCGGCCGATGAGGTGCCGGGCTTCTTCGAGGTCTTCTTCGCCCTGCCCGACCGGCATCGCCGCGCCTATCTGTCCGGGCGTCACGACCTGCGGGGCACGCTCGCGACGATGGGTGCGCTGTTCGCGGCCGCCGACCCGACGCTGCGCCGCAGGCTGGTCGGACCCGCCTTCCTGCCCCGCCGGAGCAACGACGGGACTGGCCCGATCGGGTGA
- a CDS encoding deoxyguanosinetriphosphate triphosphohydrolase family protein — protein sequence MSDPTVPARTSRRSGPGESGAGLAAGPFRVDRDRIVASPFFARLAGVTQVVSPAGTGLVVHNRLTHSLQVAQVARAIAERVTAGFPDATCDPDVVEAAALAHDLGHPPFGHLGEQVLDRLARERLGLPDGFEGNAQSFRIVTTIDLHGPTGTGLDLTAAVRAAILKYPWTRRGYPDPHPSRAAVPPRGGGPLPGEPAAGSAKFSCYETELDDLRSARAAFPDTGPWRQSVEAAVMDTADDVAYAIHDLEDFHRVGVLQQAGVAAELAGWRRHRGTSGPGAGLEALRRRLADKDAWAYDDDLFAAAVDRVRDELVDGLLGVAFDGSMATERAVAEFSARWTARLAGGVVLDPDPPVRSGPVALAGPQWHEVAVLKFVHQRFVLGRADLASYQRGQGTVLTGLVGALADWLADDDAPRLPPRLHDLAELARSQGAPLEQARGRAVIDYTASLTDGQAGALLDVLTGRTGRIWTDAAVL from the coding sequence GTGAGCGATCCGACGGTCCCCGCCCGCACCTCCCGGCGTTCCGGGCCGGGGGAGTCCGGGGCGGGGCTGGCGGCGGGCCCGTTCCGCGTCGACCGCGACCGGATCGTCGCCTCGCCGTTCTTCGCGCGGCTCGCGGGCGTCACCCAGGTCGTCAGCCCGGCGGGGACGGGCCTCGTCGTGCACAACCGGCTGACCCACTCTCTGCAGGTCGCGCAGGTGGCCCGGGCGATCGCGGAGCGGGTCACGGCCGGCTTTCCCGACGCGACGTGCGACCCGGACGTGGTGGAGGCCGCGGCACTGGCCCACGACCTCGGGCACCCGCCGTTCGGGCACCTCGGCGAGCAGGTCCTCGACCGCCTCGCGCGCGAGCGCCTCGGGCTGCCGGACGGCTTCGAGGGCAACGCCCAGAGCTTCCGGATCGTCACCACCATCGACCTGCACGGCCCGACGGGCACCGGCCTCGACCTCACCGCCGCCGTCCGCGCCGCGATCCTCAAGTACCCGTGGACCCGGCGCGGGTACCCTGACCCGCACCCCAGCCGGGCCGCGGTGCCGCCGCGCGGGGGCGGGCCGCTGCCCGGCGAGCCGGCCGCGGGGTCGGCGAAGTTCTCCTGCTACGAGACCGAGCTCGACGACCTGCGCTCCGCCCGTGCCGCGTTCCCGGACACCGGCCCGTGGCGCCAGAGCGTCGAGGCCGCGGTGATGGACACCGCCGACGACGTCGCCTACGCCATCCACGACCTCGAGGACTTCCACCGCGTCGGGGTGCTGCAGCAGGCCGGGGTCGCGGCCGAGCTCGCGGGCTGGCGGCGCCACCGCGGCACGTCCGGACCGGGCGCCGGGCTGGAGGCGCTGCGGCGCCGGCTGGCCGACAAGGACGCCTGGGCCTACGACGACGACCTGTTCGCCGCGGCCGTCGACCGCGTCCGCGACGAGCTGGTCGACGGCCTGCTCGGCGTCGCGTTCGACGGCTCGATGGCCACGGAGCGGGCGGTCGCGGAGTTCTCCGCGCGCTGGACGGCCCGTCTCGCCGGGGGCGTGGTGCTCGATCCCGACCCGCCGGTGCGCTCCGGGCCGGTCGCGCTCGCCGGGCCGCAGTGGCACGAGGTCGCGGTGCTCAAGTTCGTCCACCAGCGGTTCGTGCTCGGTCGCGCCGACCTGGCGTCCTATCAGCGGGGGCAGGGGACGGTCCTCACCGGACTGGTCGGAGCGCTCGCCGACTGGCTCGCCGACGACGACGCACCCCGCCTCCCGCCGCGCCTGCACGACCTGGCGGAGCTGGCCCGCAGCCAGGGGGCACCGCTGGAGCAGGCGCGCGGCCGCGCGGTGATCGACTACACGGCGAGCCTCACCGACGGCCAGGCCGGTGCCCTGCTCGACGTCCTGACCGGGCGCACCGGCCGGATCTGGACCGACGCGGCCGTCCTCTGA
- a CDS encoding adenylate/guanylate cyclase domain-containing protein: MAGRGFLAGVGRLFNGAVVRHLAGDAPLDEAIEEIVLGAPRRYTRAGLAEAADFDLAEGRRLWRSLGFAEVGDDEVLFTDQDVAAVRLMAGLTEAGVLEPEVREAVARAVAQSMSRLAEWQVGMLRRLLEGHTEDLTPVESLQVAAAVIPALEQLQSYVWRRHLAATVHRMMATAAGPGDGSDTWPLVVGFADMVGFTRTTRKRSPEELSEMIERFGSTTTDVIADGRGRIVKTVGDEVLFVADDAPTAASIALALQDRVRAEDVLPQLRIGLAAGSVLTRYGDVYGEVVNIASRLTTHARPDTVLVDDVVADALADDERFRVRSLRPVSVRGYRSLHPWLLERP; encoded by the coding sequence GTGGCGGGGCGCGGATTCCTCGCGGGCGTCGGCCGGCTGTTCAACGGGGCGGTCGTCCGGCACCTGGCCGGGGACGCCCCGCTGGACGAGGCCATCGAGGAGATCGTCCTCGGTGCGCCCCGGCGCTACACCCGGGCCGGTTTGGCCGAGGCGGCCGACTTCGACCTCGCCGAGGGTCGCAGGCTGTGGCGCTCGCTCGGCTTCGCCGAGGTCGGCGACGACGAGGTGCTGTTCACCGACCAGGACGTCGCCGCGGTCCGCCTGATGGCCGGGCTCACCGAGGCGGGCGTGCTGGAACCGGAGGTGCGCGAGGCCGTCGCCCGGGCGGTCGCCCAGTCGATGTCGCGGCTCGCGGAGTGGCAGGTCGGGATGCTGCGCCGACTACTGGAGGGGCACACCGAGGACCTCACGCCCGTCGAGTCGCTGCAGGTCGCGGCCGCCGTCATCCCGGCGCTGGAGCAGTTGCAGAGCTATGTGTGGCGCCGCCACCTCGCCGCCACCGTGCACCGGATGATGGCCACCGCCGCCGGTCCCGGTGACGGGAGCGACACCTGGCCGCTCGTCGTCGGGTTCGCGGACATGGTCGGCTTCACCCGCACGACGCGCAAGCGCTCGCCCGAGGAGCTCTCCGAGATGATCGAGCGGTTCGGGTCCACGACGACCGACGTGATCGCCGACGGGCGCGGCCGCATCGTCAAGACGGTCGGTGACGAGGTGCTGTTCGTCGCCGACGACGCCCCGACCGCGGCGTCGATCGCGCTCGCGCTGCAGGACCGCGTCCGCGCCGAGGACGTCCTGCCCCAGCTCCGCATCGGGCTCGCCGCCGGGTCGGTGCTCACCCGCTACGGCGACGTGTACGGCGAGGTCGTCAACATCGCCTCGCGCCTGACCACCCACGCCCGGCCCGACACCGTCCTCGTCGACGACGTGGTGGCCGACGCCCTCGCCGACGACGAACGGTTCCGGGTGCGTTCCCTGCGGCCGGTGTCGGTCCGCGGCTACCGCAGCCTGCACCCGTGGCTGCTCGAACGCCCCTGA
- a CDS encoding arylamine N-acetyltransferase family protein, whose product MSDRYFARIGLPAPDRPDLAGLRAIVAAHTRTIPFENLDPFTGRDVDISPTAVTAKLVDGGRGGYCFEHNTLLRSVLDGLGYSVTGLAARVVWGSPPGAPPSAQTHMLLRVDLPEGPHLVDVGFGGQTLTGVLAVVAEDTQETPHEPFRLHLDRAGDGEIHEMQARIGDEWRPMYRFEPRTAPEIDFEVGNWYVSRHPRSGFVTGLAAGRAAPDRRFALGGQVGVGGVGGGGAVLSVHHLGGPSERHELGSPAEVRTVLERDLLIDTSGLPDLETHLVRLF is encoded by the coding sequence ATGAGCGACCGCTACTTCGCCCGCATCGGGCTCCCCGCCCCCGATCGGCCCGATCTCGCGGGCCTCCGCGCGATCGTCGCCGCCCACACCCGCACCATCCCGTTCGAGAACCTCGACCCGTTCACCGGGCGCGACGTCGACATCTCCCCCACCGCCGTCACCGCCAAGCTCGTCGACGGCGGCCGCGGCGGGTACTGCTTCGAGCACAACACGCTGCTCCGCTCCGTCCTCGACGGGCTCGGCTACTCCGTCACCGGTCTCGCGGCGAGGGTCGTGTGGGGCAGCCCGCCCGGCGCGCCACCGTCGGCGCAGACCCACATGCTGCTGCGCGTCGACCTGCCGGAAGGCCCGCACCTCGTCGACGTCGGGTTCGGCGGGCAGACCCTGACCGGCGTCCTCGCCGTCGTCGCGGAGGACACGCAGGAGACGCCGCACGAGCCGTTCCGGCTGCACCTCGACCGGGCCGGGGACGGGGAGATCCACGAGATGCAGGCCCGCATCGGCGACGAGTGGCGGCCGATGTACCGCTTCGAGCCGCGCACCGCGCCGGAGATCGACTTCGAGGTGGGCAACTGGTACGTCTCGCGGCACCCGCGCTCGGGCTTCGTCACCGGGCTGGCAGCCGGCCGCGCCGCACCCGACCGGCGGTTCGCGCTCGGCGGCCAGGTCGGGGTGGGCGGGGTCGGGGGCGGGGGCGCCGTGCTCTCGGTGCACCACCTCGGAGGGCCGAGCGAGCGGCACGAGCTGGGGTCGCCCGCCGAGGTCCGCACGGTGCTGGAGCGCGACCTGCTGATCGATACGTCCGGGCTCCCGGACCTGGAGACGCACCTGGTCCGCCTGTTCTGA
- a CDS encoding MFS transporter, which yields MSDVLARLRAPTTSVAAVFALDGLLFGSWAARIPDVTDRVGATHATLGVALLCLSFGALAGMQPAGALCARFGAGRVTTAAAALASLAVALPGAATSVPVLGAALVVFGAATGLLNVSVNSAGVQVEARAGRPLLPALHAAFSIGGLAGAAVGGLVSSSIGVAAHLVGVGVVGLAVVAGTSCDLGRLADTAPDGGGADGRPVGRTRGIVVLLGVIAGCTAFGEGALTDWGALHLAETLGASAGLAAAGYAGFSLAMATGRLAGGRLLSRFGETRLLGGGALLAAAGMALALLTPSAPLALAGFVLVGLGFANLFPVTIARAGALGGSGGVALASTVGYSGLLGGPPVIGFLAEHSGLPVALATVPVLAVVAAALTLVVAMERPRIAVRATLARLATAAARDVDGPSLQIPSLQIPSLRILSRGFAATTRPAALRGSAVPRRHGDDLRTLTGDSGPALRPHPGLEALAA from the coding sequence ATGTCCGACGTTCTCGCGCGCCTGCGCGCGCCCACCACCTCCGTGGCCGCCGTCTTCGCCCTCGACGGCCTGCTGTTCGGCAGCTGGGCCGCCCGGATCCCCGACGTCACCGACCGGGTCGGCGCGACGCACGCGACCCTCGGCGTCGCGCTGCTGTGCCTGTCCTTCGGCGCGCTGGCCGGGATGCAGCCGGCCGGCGCGCTGTGCGCGCGGTTCGGGGCCGGGCGCGTCACGACGGCCGCGGCCGCGCTCGCCTCGCTCGCCGTCGCCCTGCCCGGGGCCGCCACCTCGGTCCCGGTCCTGGGGGCCGCGCTCGTGGTCTTCGGCGCCGCGACCGGGCTGCTCAACGTGTCCGTCAACAGCGCGGGCGTGCAGGTCGAGGCCCGCGCGGGGCGGCCGCTCCTGCCCGCCCTGCACGCCGCCTTCAGCATCGGCGGACTGGCCGGGGCCGCGGTCGGCGGGCTGGTCTCCAGCTCGATCGGGGTCGCGGCACACCTCGTCGGCGTCGGCGTCGTCGGGCTCGCGGTCGTCGCCGGTACCTCCTGCGACCTCGGCCGACTCGCGGACACGGCCCCGGACGGCGGCGGCGCGGACGGGCGCCCGGTCGGCCGCACCCGCGGGATCGTCGTCCTGCTCGGGGTGATCGCGGGCTGCACGGCGTTCGGCGAGGGTGCGCTCACCGACTGGGGTGCCCTGCACCTGGCCGAGACCCTCGGCGCGTCCGCGGGGCTCGCCGCCGCCGGTTACGCCGGATTCTCGCTGGCCATGGCCACAGGTCGGCTCGCGGGCGGGCGGCTGCTGAGCCGGTTCGGGGAGACCCGCCTGCTCGGCGGTGGCGCCCTGCTCGCCGCGGCCGGGATGGCGCTCGCCCTGCTCACCCCGTCGGCCCCCCTCGCGCTCGCCGGGTTCGTGCTGGTCGGGCTGGGGTTCGCGAACCTGTTCCCGGTCACGATCGCCAGGGCCGGGGCGCTGGGCGGGTCCGGCGGGGTCGCCCTGGCCTCGACCGTCGGCTACAGCGGCCTGCTGGGCGGGCCGCCCGTCATCGGGTTCCTCGCCGAGCACTCCGGGCTGCCGGTCGCGCTGGCCACGGTGCCCGTGCTCGCGGTAGTCGCCGCGGCCCTCACCCTGGTGGTGGCGATGGAGCGGCCCCGGATCGCGGTCCGGGCCACGCTGGCGCGGCTCGCGACCGCCGCGGCCCGGGACGTCGACGGCCCGTCGCTGCAGATCCCGTCGCTGCAGATCCCGTCGCTGCGGATCCTGTCGCGGGGCTTCGCCGCCACCACCCGCCCCGCGGCGCTGCGCGGCTCGGCGGTGCCGCGCCGCCACGGCGACGACCTGCGCACCCTCACCGGGGACTCCGGACCGGCCCTGCGCCCGCACCCCGGGCTGGAGGCACTCGCCGCCTGA
- a CDS encoding ABC-F family ATP-binding cassette domain-containing protein — MITATDLELRAGSRILLSGATLRVQPGDRIGLVGRNGAGKTTSMRVLANEGEPYGGGVHANSPVGYLPQDPREGDLLVTAKDRVLSAKGLDVMLREMEKAQNAMAELVDGAANDKAVRDYGRIEERFSALGGYAAESDAARICAHLGLPDRILNQQIATLSGGQRRRVELARILFSATDGGASSNTTLLLDEPTNHLDADSITWLRSFLQNHDGGLVVISHDTDLLADVVNKVWFLDATRGEVDVYNMNWKRYQEARATDEKRRRRERANAEKKASVLHTQALKMGAKATKAVAAKNMARRADELLANLEPEQQHDRVAKIRFPDPAPCGKTPLTAEGLSKAFGSLEVFTGVDLAVDRGAKVVVLGLNGAGKTTLLRLLAGTERADAGDVKPGHGLRVGYFAQEHETLDPDATVWENIRHASPDTGEQQLRTVLGTFMFSGEQLQQPAGTLSGGEKTRLALAGLVSSAANVLLLDEPTNNLDPASRAQVLDALRRFTGAVVLVSHDPGAVEALHPDKVIVLPDGTEDLWSAEYLELVQLA; from the coding sequence GTGATCACCGCCACCGACCTGGAACTGCGTGCCGGGTCCCGCATCCTGTTGTCCGGGGCCACGCTGCGCGTGCAGCCCGGTGACCGGATCGGGCTGGTCGGGCGCAACGGCGCCGGCAAGACCACCTCGATGCGCGTGCTGGCGAACGAGGGCGAGCCCTACGGCGGCGGCGTCCACGCCAACAGCCCCGTCGGCTACCTCCCGCAGGACCCCCGCGAGGGCGACCTGCTCGTCACCGCGAAGGACCGCGTCCTCTCGGCCAAGGGCCTCGACGTGATGCTGCGCGAGATGGAGAAGGCGCAGAACGCGATGGCGGAGCTGGTCGACGGTGCGGCCAACGACAAGGCCGTGCGCGACTACGGCCGCATCGAGGAGCGCTTCTCCGCACTCGGCGGGTACGCCGCGGAGAGCGACGCCGCCCGGATCTGCGCGCACCTGGGCCTGCCCGACCGCATCCTCAACCAGCAGATCGCCACGCTCTCCGGTGGCCAGCGCCGCCGGGTCGAGCTCGCGCGCATCCTGTTCTCGGCGACCGACGGCGGCGCGTCGAGCAACACCACGCTGCTGCTCGACGAGCCCACCAACCACCTCGACGCCGACTCGATCACCTGGCTGCGCTCGTTCCTGCAGAACCACGACGGCGGGCTCGTCGTGATCAGCCACGACACCGACCTGCTCGCCGACGTCGTCAACAAGGTGTGGTTCCTCGACGCCACCCGCGGCGAGGTCGACGTCTACAACATGAACTGGAAGCGGTACCAGGAGGCGCGGGCGACCGACGAGAAGCGCCGCCGCCGCGAGCGCGCCAACGCCGAGAAGAAGGCGTCGGTGCTGCACACCCAGGCGCTGAAGATGGGCGCGAAGGCCACCAAGGCCGTCGCCGCGAAGAACATGGCCCGCCGCGCCGACGAGCTGCTGGCCAACCTCGAGCCCGAGCAGCAGCACGACCGCGTCGCGAAGATCCGTTTCCCGGACCCGGCGCCGTGCGGCAAGACCCCGCTCACCGCCGAGGGCCTGAGCAAGGCGTTCGGGTCGCTCGAGGTGTTCACCGGCGTCGACCTCGCCGTCGACCGCGGGGCGAAGGTCGTCGTGCTCGGGCTCAACGGCGCGGGCAAGACCACGCTGCTGCGCCTGCTCGCCGGTACCGAGCGGGCCGACGCCGGCGACGTCAAGCCGGGCCACGGGCTGCGCGTGGGCTACTTCGCGCAGGAGCACGAGACGCTCGACCCCGACGCCACGGTGTGGGAGAACATCCGGCACGCCTCGCCCGACACCGGTGAGCAGCAGCTGCGCACCGTGCTCGGCACCTTCATGTTCTCCGGCGAGCAGCTCCAGCAGCCCGCCGGCACGCTCTCCGGCGGGGAGAAGACCCGTCTCGCACTGGCCGGGCTGGTGTCCAGCGCGGCCAACGTCCTGCTGCTCGACGAGCCCACGAACAACCTCGACCCGGCCAGCCGCGCCCAGGTGCTCGACGCCCTGCGCCGCTTCACCGGGGCCGTCGTGCTGGTCTCGCACGACCCCGGCGCGGTGGAGGCCCTGCACCCCGACAAGGTCATCGTGCTGCCCGACGGCACCGAGGATCTCTGGTCGGCCGAGTACCTGGAACTCGTCCAGTTGGCCTGA
- a CDS encoding SDR family oxidoreductase has protein sequence MTDLTGRAALVTGASRGIGYAIAAELLTRGASVTITARKPDELNTAAERLAADHAGGDAGRVLAITANASSAESREASVTQTVERFGRLDILVNNTGINPTYGFLMDVDLAAVSKTFDTNVVATLAYVQLAYRAWMAEHGGTIVNIASVAGLRSNGVIPAYGASKAALIRLTEELAWQLGPSIRVNAVAPAVVKTKFAAALYAEGEEKASAPYPMKRLGEPEDVANVVGFLVSDAASWMTGETVRVDGGILATGSLGSV, from the coding sequence ATGACTGATCTCACCGGCCGCGCCGCCCTCGTCACCGGCGCCAGCCGCGGAATCGGCTACGCGATCGCCGCCGAGCTCCTCACCCGCGGGGCGTCGGTGACGATCACCGCCCGCAAGCCCGACGAGCTGAACACCGCCGCGGAGAGGCTGGCCGCCGACCACGCGGGCGGCGACGCCGGGCGCGTGCTGGCGATCACGGCGAACGCGAGCTCCGCGGAGTCGCGCGAGGCGTCGGTCACGCAGACGGTCGAGCGCTTCGGCCGCCTCGACATCCTGGTCAACAACACCGGCATCAACCCCACCTACGGCTTCCTCATGGACGTCGACCTCGCCGCGGTGAGCAAGACCTTCGACACCAACGTCGTCGCCACGCTCGCCTACGTGCAGCTCGCCTACCGCGCGTGGATGGCCGAGCACGGCGGCACGATCGTCAACATCGCCTCGGTCGCGGGCCTGCGCTCCAACGGCGTCATCCCGGCCTACGGCGCGTCGAAGGCGGCCCTGATCCGGCTCACCGAGGAGCTGGCCTGGCAGCTCGGCCCGTCGATCCGCGTCAACGCGGTGGCGCCCGCCGTCGTCAAGACGAAGTTCGCGGCCGCGCTCTACGCGGAGGGCGAGGAGAAGGCCAGCGCCCCGTACCCGATGAAGCGCCTGGGCGAGCCGGAGGACGTCGCGAACGTGGTCGGCTTCCTCGTCTCCGACGCCGCGAGCTGGATGACGGGCGAGACCGTCCGCGTCGACGGCGGGATCCTCGCCACGGGCAGCCTCGGCTCGGTCTGA
- the mobA gene encoding molybdenum cofactor guanylyltransferase, which yields MGTAAGAFVLAGGRSSRMGTAKADLEWHGSTLLHRTTALLARVVDGPVLVVAAPGQVLPALPDGVGVVEDPVEGLGPLAGIGAGLAALAGRAEVAFACSTDLPFLHPAFVRHVLRAVVDGVGGVGRVDGVDGVDGVDGVGGVDVALPHARGFRQPLAAAYRTSLAPLVASLVAGGKLRPGMLYDRCTVAVLDDAALLADPDVARLDPDLDSLTNVNAPDDYAAARAVPAPVVRVGLRTVRAATVGALGVGAVILDGRRVDDPLTPLATGDVVRLAAGSARAGTRTGP from the coding sequence GTGGGCACCGCAGCGGGCGCGTTCGTGCTGGCCGGGGGCCGGTCGTCGCGGATGGGCACGGCGAAGGCCGACCTCGAGTGGCACGGGTCCACGCTGCTGCACCGGACCACGGCCCTGCTCGCCCGCGTCGTCGACGGGCCGGTGCTGGTGGTCGCCGCGCCCGGGCAGGTGCTCCCGGCGCTCCCCGACGGCGTCGGGGTCGTCGAGGACCCGGTCGAGGGGCTCGGCCCGCTGGCCGGGATCGGCGCCGGGCTCGCCGCACTCGCCGGACGCGCCGAGGTGGCGTTCGCCTGCTCCACCGACCTGCCGTTCCTGCACCCCGCGTTCGTGCGCCACGTCCTCCGCGCCGTCGTCGACGGGGTCGGCGGGGTCGGCAGGGTCGACGGGGTCGACGGGGTCGACGGGGTCGACGGGGTCGGCGGGGTCGACGTCGCACTCCCCCACGCCCGCGGCTTCCGCCAGCCCCTCGCCGCGGCCTACCGCACGTCGCTCGCGCCACTGGTCGCCTCGCTGGTCGCGGGCGGGAAGCTCCGACCCGGGATGCTCTACGACCGGTGCACGGTCGCCGTCCTCGACGACGCCGCGCTGCTCGCCGACCCCGACGTCGCCCGTCTCGACCCCGACCTGGACTCCCTGACGAACGTCAACGCCCCCGACGACTACGCCGCCGCCCGCGCCGTCCCGGCCCCGGTCGTCCGGGTCGGGCTGCGCACGGTCCGCGCCGCGACCGTCGGCGCGCTCGGCGTCGGGGCCGTGATCCTGGACGGCCGCCGCGTGGACGACCCCCTGACCCCGCTCGCGACCGGCGACGTCGTCAGGCTTGCGGCAGGTTCTGCACGTGCTGGAACCCGAACCGGCCCTTGA
- a CDS encoding universal stress protein: MSAYRTIVVGTDGSDTSLAAVDRAASVAADSSAELVIVCAYTPAGRDDTAGAEDALKDEAYLVVGWTPAEETLRTAEERAVAAGAQQIRTVAADGNPVEVLRKAADDANADLLVVGNRGLNTLSGRILGSVPSDVARRSGVDVLIVHTT, encoded by the coding sequence ATGTCCGCGTACCGCACCATCGTCGTCGGCACCGATGGTTCCGACACCTCGCTCGCCGCCGTCGACCGCGCCGCGTCGGTCGCCGCCGACAGCAGCGCCGAGCTCGTCATCGTCTGCGCGTACACCCCGGCCGGCCGCGACGACACCGCCGGCGCCGAGGACGCGCTGAAGGACGAGGCGTACCTCGTCGTCGGCTGGACCCCGGCCGAGGAGACGCTGCGCACCGCCGAGGAGCGTGCGGTCGCGGCGGGCGCGCAGCAGATCCGCACCGTCGCCGCCGACGGCAACCCGGTCGAGGTGCTGCGCAAGGCCGCCGACGACGCGAACGCCGACCTGCTCGTCGTCGGCAACCGCGGCCTCAACACGCTCTCGGGCCGCATCCTCGGCTCGGTGCCGTCGGACGTCGCGCGCCGCTCGGGCGTCGACGTGCTGATCGTCCACACCACCTGA
- a CDS encoding helix-turn-helix domain-containing protein, whose amino-acid sequence MPDLKKGARITGTQRDKLAGDLKKKYEKGASIRALAESTGRSYGFVHRVLSETGVTLRGRGGATRTKKK is encoded by the coding sequence ATGCCCGACCTGAAGAAGGGCGCCCGAATCACGGGTACCCAGCGCGACAAGCTCGCGGGCGATCTGAAGAAGAAGTACGAGAAGGGCGCCAGCATCCGGGCCCTCGCCGAGTCGACCGGCCGTTCCTACGGCTTCGTGCACCGCGTGCTCTCCGAGACCGGGGTCACGCTGCGCGGGCGCGGCGGAGCGACCCGGACCAAGAAGAAGTAG